ATCGAGATGCCGAATGTCCTTCACAAAGCGCACCTTTTCAACACTGGCTTTGCGTCCCTCAATCGCGACCACTTCTGCCCCGTGTAGTGCAAATTCGATCGCATACCAACCTTCCAGACAGGCCAAATCTAAGATACGCAATTGTGACAAGGGGCAATGGGCAATATCGGCCACAATTTGGGTAAGCCAACGGGGCCGCACATCACGAGCCGATTGGTTGTCGAGGGTATAAATGCCGTGTCCTAAATGGATGTTATGGGCGGTCCAGGGACCATAGCGATCGATAATCGCTTGTTTGGCCTGTTCAATTTCGGCGGCAGACAGGGAAGACTCAGCGGACATCGGCGTCTTTAGTTGTAAGGAACCAATTCTTTAGATTCTGACCCGTTAAGGGCGATTGTGCAATGATAGGGGCCAGGGAAATTTTAGAGCTTACCGGTATAGGTTGATTAATTTTACTCTGGAGACGCGACGCAATTCTCCTGCGGAGACGCTACGCAATGGTCATAAATTCTACCTGGGGGATTAGAGGATCGCGCACGAGACCCACGCCGCTAAAGCCCATGCGATCAAGGACAGATTTAACTTGAGGCTGGGAAATCCCTTCAATGCCAAAGTAGGAGGACAGATCTCGAGCGTGGGCGTTGAGGTAACTCAGGGCTTCCGCTTGCTCTTGAAAGAGCAACAAAAAGGCAGACTGGGTCGTGGGTACTGGGTCTCCCGTGTTCTCTGAGTCGGGTATTGTGGCAACTAAATAGCGGCCATCTCGCCGCGATCGCAATACATAATACATTGTCACTTGCATGGCTATCCTCAACAGCAGCAAACTGACTTCTGATTGCCTACCTCCTCATTATGTGCCGATCGTACCTTTGTTCTTACCGGTCCAGTGTGATCAGGGTGTTGGCGATCGCACGGTATCAAAGTTTTTACGGTTGGGGTAAACCGGGAAGAACCAAGATAGAACGGTGTCCCTAGGTATGCCGATGATCAGCAATTAGGATAGTGGGTCCACAAGGCTCTGGCAGAGGCTACAACAGCGGGTGGGCCAAGCCTGTGTCCTATCCAGCCGGTCGCTTGGAACCCAGTGCTCACATCAGCCAATGGGTGCAGGGTGCGCTGTCCGTGGGTTGGCAAATGTTGGATGCACTCTTATCCAGTTAGATGGAACGCTTCGCATTGGCCATGTGCGGGGTCCAGAAGATAAAGTTAAACCTTCGGATTCAGGTTTGCTTAGGAGCGAGCAACTTCGATATTGAGCGACGATCGTCGGGGTTTGAGATTTTGCCGAAGCGCTGGCTCGTCGAGCGCACCTTGGGTTGGTTCAATTGGTTTCGACGTTTGAGCAAGGACTATGAACTGTACACCAGTACACCAGCATGAGTGAAGCGATGCTTTACGGCGCGCTCATCCGGCTCATGATGGGGCGACTGGTTGCTTAAGTACTTAAGCTTTTGTTTACAAATTAGCTCTAAGATTAGGGCTAACTGTCTAACCCTGTTGCTTGTTGTGATATGTATGGGTCACCGTTACCGGCTCCCGCTCCAGGGCCAATTGCCGCACCCCCCTTAGATCACTTCTTGGTGTGTGGCTTGGGCAGTTTGGGTGAGCATTGTGTGATGAACCTCAAGCAGTTTGGCGTAGAAGTGAGTGCGATCGAGCAATCACCGCCCCCAACTTGGGAGATCCCGGAGTTGGCTACCGCCTTAACCCACTTAGTGGTTGGAGATTGTCGTCAGGCAGAAACCCTCAAACAGGCAGGCATCGATCGCTGTCGGGCAATTCTGCTGGTGACCAGTGATGAGCAGGTCAACCTAGAGGCGGCCTTTGCGGCCCGGTTACTTAATCCCCAGGTACGGGTAGTGGTGCGATCGGCTAAGCAAGAGTTGAATCAGTTGTTGGCAGAACATTTGCAGAACTACGTTGCGTTTGAACCAACCCAGTTGTCTGCGGATGCCTTCGCTGTCGCTGCGTTGGGCAATGATACCCTGGGCTATTTCCAACTGGAGGAGCAGTTCCTACGGGTTACCCGGCAGCACATTCCCCCAGGGCACCCCTGGTGTAATCAACGCCAGGTGCAGGACCTCAATACCCGACGGCGGCGCGTATTGGCGCACTGGCCGGCGGGATTTCCCACGAGTGAACATTTCTATCAATGGGACCCAGAAGCCCTGATTGGCGCTGGCGATACCTTGATTTATATTGAAACGGAAGCTGATCGCCGCTCAAGCTTGGGGAATCGTCTGAAACCAAGAGCTTGGCTACAACGGGCGATCGCCTATTGGCAGGAACTGCTTAGTACCCCTCGGCCCTTGGCTCACCTCCGGCAACAAATCTACTCACTTTGGCAACAGGGGGCTGCCCACCAAATCCAGCGCGTCGTAATTGTCTGTGCTTTGACGATCGTCACTTTATTGTTTTTGGGAACAACCCTGATCTATCAATACTTTCCCGCCCCGATCAGTCGCTATGAAGCATTCCAGGCAACCGTTGTCTTGTTATTAGGAGGCTATGGGGATATTTTTGGGGGGGTGGAATTGACCGATCCCCTACCGAGGTGGCTCCAGTCCTTCAGTCTAGGTTTGACCTTGATTGGCACCGTTTTTGTCGGGGTTGTTTATGCCCTATTGACCGAAAAATTGCTGACGGCCCAGTTTCAGTTCCTAGCACGACGTCCCCCCATTCCCACCCAAGGCCATACTATCATCATTGGGCTAGGGCGAGTGGGTCGGCAGGTCGCCACCCGGCTGCAACAGTTTAAACAACCCCTCGTGGGAGTACATTCTTCCCCCTTACCAGCCGATACGTTGCCCCAAATGCCTCTGGTGATCACTCAGGACATGACCCAGGTATTACCCAGGTTGAACTTGATGACCGCTAAAAGTGTTGTGGCAGTTACTGAGGATGAACTGGCCAATTTGGAAGCCGTCCTCACGGCCCGTGCTGCCCACGCCAATGCCAACTTGGTAATTCGCACGTACAACCGTCGGTTTGCTGAAAATATTGGTCGTCTATTCCCAGATGCCCAGGTTTTGTGTGCCTCAGAATTAGCCGCCCAAGCGTTTGCCACGGCTGCGTTTGGTGAAAATGTACTGACCTTACTCTATTTCGATCGCAGCACGATTCTGGTCACTGAATATCAGGTCGAGACCCATGACACCCTCAACCAACGGCTACTAGCAGAAGTGGCCTATGGTTATGGGGTTGTCCCCATTTTGCATCAGCGATCAGGGCAAACGGCCACCCTACTTCCCAAAGATGAGCTGCGGCTTCAGGCCGGCGATCGTCTGATTGTCCTAGCGACCATTGAGGGGTTACAACGGATTGAGCAAGGTAATTTACTGCCACGTCAGTGGTACGTACACATTGACCGCCTGCCACTAGGGGCCGATCACAACATTCTGGCGGAAGAAGCCCGCACGATCGTTGCCTTGATTGCAGGGTGCCGCATTAATGAGGCGATCGCCCTCATGCAGCACAGTCCAGGCACCCTGCCATTACCCCTCTATCGCCACCAAGCGCAACGTTTAGCAAAACGCTTGCGTCGCGCTGGCTTCCAGGCCCGGGTTGTACAATCCTAAAGATTTGGGAGTGAGGGGCTATGCGTTCTCGTCATAAACTCACGAGAGCCATTTTGCAGGCAGGAGCGGTAGATCGTTTGGGATAGGGTGTTTGGTAGAGTGTTTGGTAGAGTGTTAAGAATAAGCAGACCTTCACACACGGTTAATCATCGGCGATCGCATGGATACCAAAGCCTTCAAACGAGCGCTCCAGCACTCCGACCACTATCACCGCAAGGGATTCGGCCACGCTACCGAGGTGGCTGGGCTCATGCAGCAAGAGTATCAGAGCGGCCTGATCCAGGAAATTCGGGATCATGATTACCAGTTGCGGCGCGGCGATGTCACGATTCGGCTAGCACACGCTTTTGGCTTTTGCTGGGGTGTAGAGCGGGCCGTGGCAATGGCCTACGAGACCCGGCAGCATTTCCCCCAAGAACGGATCTGGATCACGAATGAAATTATTCACAATCCTTCTGTAAACCAACGTCTACGGGAAATGCAGATTGATTTTATCCCGGTCCACAACGGCCAGAAGGACTTTTCCGGGGTGGCAGCGAGGGATGTGGTGATCCTGCCTGCTTTCGGGGCCAGTGTTCAGGAAATGCAGTTGCTCAACGATAAAAACTGCACGATCGTCGATACTACCTGTCCCTGGGTCTCAAAAGTTTGGAACACGGTCGAAAAGCACAAAAAGGTCGATTACACCTCTATCATTCACGGTAAATACAACCACGAAGAAACGATCGCGACCAGTTCCTTTGCGGGTAAGTATTTAATTGTGCTGAATTTGGAACAAGCCCAATACGTGTGTGATTACATCCTCAAAGGCGGCGATCGCGCTGAATTTATGGCGAAATTTGGGCGAGCCTGTTCAACAGGCTTTGATCCCGATCGTGACCTGGAACGGGTCGGCATTGCCAACCAGACCACCATGCTCAAAAGCGAAACCGAGCAGATCGGCAAATTGTTTGAGCATACCATGTTGCAAAAATACGGTCCTGTGGACCTGAATCAGCACTTCCTGAGTTTCAATACCATCTGCGATGCCACCCAGGAGCGCCAGGATGCCATGCTCAGCCTGGTTGAGGCTCCCCTCGACCTCATGGTGGTCATTGGCGGCTTCAACTCCTCCAATACCACCCATTTGCAGGAAATTGCCGTTGAACGCCACATTCCCTCGTACCATATTGACAGTGCCGATCGCATCGGCCCTGGCAATCGAGTAGAGCACAAACCGCTGGGGCAGGATTTAGTCGTCCAAGATCCCTGGCTCCCTGCCGGCGAGATCACGGTTGGCATCACCTCTGGTGCCTCTACCCCGGACAAGGTTGTTGAAAGCGTCATTGAGAAAATCTTTGCCCTCAAAGCCGAGGCCACAGCCGTCCCCTCACTCCTCTGTCGGTAAGGAGCCTTGCCGTGGCGATTCGGCTACTGATTCGGCTGCTAGGGACTCCTGTGGGGGAAGTCCGGCGATCGTCTTCGGTAGATACTGCACAACCTGGTTCCGGCCCTGATGTTTG
This DNA window, taken from Trichothermofontia sichuanensis B231, encodes the following:
- a CDS encoding 4-hydroxy-3-methylbut-2-enyl diphosphate reductase — encoded protein: MDTKAFKRALQHSDHYHRKGFGHATEVAGLMQQEYQSGLIQEIRDHDYQLRRGDVTIRLAHAFGFCWGVERAVAMAYETRQHFPQERIWITNEIIHNPSVNQRLREMQIDFIPVHNGQKDFSGVAARDVVILPAFGASVQEMQLLNDKNCTIVDTTCPWVSKVWNTVEKHKKVDYTSIIHGKYNHEETIATSSFAGKYLIVLNLEQAQYVCDYILKGGDRAEFMAKFGRACSTGFDPDRDLERVGIANQTTMLKSETEQIGKLFEHTMLQKYGPVDLNQHFLSFNTICDATQERQDAMLSLVEAPLDLMVVIGGFNSSNTTHLQEIAVERHIPSYHIDSADRIGPGNRVEHKPLGQDLVVQDPWLPAGEITVGITSGASTPDKVVESVIEKIFALKAEATAVPSLLCR
- a CDS encoding potassium channel family protein; its protein translation is MYGSPLPAPAPGPIAAPPLDHFLVCGLGSLGEHCVMNLKQFGVEVSAIEQSPPPTWEIPELATALTHLVVGDCRQAETLKQAGIDRCRAILLVTSDEQVNLEAAFAARLLNPQVRVVVRSAKQELNQLLAEHLQNYVAFEPTQLSADAFAVAALGNDTLGYFQLEEQFLRVTRQHIPPGHPWCNQRQVQDLNTRRRRVLAHWPAGFPTSEHFYQWDPEALIGAGDTLIYIETEADRRSSLGNRLKPRAWLQRAIAYWQELLSTPRPLAHLRQQIYSLWQQGAAHQIQRVVIVCALTIVTLLFLGTTLIYQYFPAPISRYEAFQATVVLLLGGYGDIFGGVELTDPLPRWLQSFSLGLTLIGTVFVGVVYALLTEKLLTAQFQFLARRPPIPTQGHTIIIGLGRVGRQVATRLQQFKQPLVGVHSSPLPADTLPQMPLVITQDMTQVLPRLNLMTAKSVVAVTEDELANLEAVLTARAAHANANLVIRTYNRRFAENIGRLFPDAQVLCASELAAQAFATAAFGENVLTLLYFDRSTILVTEYQVETHDTLNQRLLAEVAYGYGVVPILHQRSGQTATLLPKDELRLQAGDRLIVLATIEGLQRIEQGNLLPRQWYVHIDRLPLGADHNILAEEARTIVALIAGCRINEAIALMQHSPGTLPLPLYRHQAQRLAKRLRRAGFQARVVQS